The following coding sequences are from one Carettochelys insculpta isolate YL-2023 chromosome 5, ASM3395843v1, whole genome shotgun sequence window:
- the QNG1 gene encoding queuosine 5'-phosphate N-glycosylase/hydrolase isoform X1, translated as MQAILSPKASAQFIAENSCDVFVEEVQVRKVAETLFDKVSTKEFSVAAWKSLHELNPQAVSDDAVNWVFLVDTLNFSFWSEHEDHKCLVKYRDKMYSGYWSLCAAINRALDDGIPITSAAYYATMTLDQVRHVFRSDTNVPMPLIEERHRILNETGTVLLEKFGGSFVTCVKMSEKSAQKLLRTVVENFPSYRDEATFKGKKVSFYKRAQILVADTWSVLEGKGDGCFSDISSLTIFADYRIPQVLVHLGAMRYSDELTRKLQEGVMFQSGDVHEVEIRGCSIWCCGLICDHLLELYKKKGQDMSDKINAVLLDYYLWDYARDHREDMKEIPIHRVRCIYY; from the exons ATGCAAGCGATCTTGTCCCCCAAAGCCTCTGCCCAGTTCATAGCTGAGAACAGCTGTGATGTGTTTGTGGAAGAAGTGCAAGTCCGGAAAGTTGCAGAAACTCTGTTTGATAAAGTCTCAACAAAAGAGTTCAGTGTGGCTGCATGGAAATCTCTGCATGAGCTGAACCCTCAAGCAGTAAGTGATGATGCAGTGAATTGGGTGTTTCTTGTAGACACCCTTAATTTTTCCTTTTGGTCGGAACATGAAGACCATAAGTGTCTGGTGAAGTACAGAGACAAGATGTACAGCGGTTACTGGTCTCTTTGTGCTGCAATCAACAGAGCACTTGATGATG GAATACCTATTACCAGTGCTGCATATTATGCCACTATGACACTTGACCAGGTTAGACATGTATTTCGCTCTGACACGAATGTTCCCATGCCTTTGATTGAAGAGCGGCATCGTATTCTGAATGAAACTGGGACAGTTTTGCTTGAGAAGTTTGGAGGCTCGTTCGTCACCTGTGTTAAAATGAGTGAGAAAAGTGCTCAGAAACTATTACGTACAGTAGTGGAGAATTTTCCTTCTTACAGAGATGAGGCTACATTTAAG GGTAAAAAGGTGTCTTTTTATAAACGGGCACAAATACTAGTGGCTGATACCTGGAGCGTATTGGAAGGGAAAGGAGACGGCTGCTTCAGTGACATTTCTAGTCTGACTATATTTGCTGACTATCGGATTCCTCAAGTCCTTGTTCACCTGGGAGCAATGAGATATTCTGATGAACTGACGAGGAAACTCCAGGAAG GAGTAATGTTTCAGTCTGGAGATGTACACGAAGTGGAGATCCGAGGTTGTTCTATTTGGTGTTGTGGATTGATTTGTGATCACCTTCTGGAACTTTATAAGAAGAAGGGACAAGACATGAGTGACAAAATAAATGCAGTTCTTCTTGATTATTATCTATGGGACTATGCCCGGGATCACAGGGAAGATATGAAAGAAATTCCAATTCATCGTGTGCGTTGCATATACTACTAA
- the QNG1 gene encoding queuosine 5'-phosphate N-glycosylase/hydrolase isoform X2, with protein MTLDQVRHVFRSDTNVPMPLIEERHRILNETGTVLLEKFGGSFVTCVKMSEKSAQKLLRTVVENFPSYRDEATFKGKKVSFYKRAQILVADTWSVLEGKGDGCFSDISSLTIFADYRIPQVLVHLGAMRYSDELTRKLQEGVMFQSGDVHEVEIRGCSIWCCGLICDHLLELYKKKGQDMSDKINAVLLDYYLWDYARDHREDMKEIPIHRVRCIYY; from the exons ATGACACTTGACCAGGTTAGACATGTATTTCGCTCTGACACGAATGTTCCCATGCCTTTGATTGAAGAGCGGCATCGTATTCTGAATGAAACTGGGACAGTTTTGCTTGAGAAGTTTGGAGGCTCGTTCGTCACCTGTGTTAAAATGAGTGAGAAAAGTGCTCAGAAACTATTACGTACAGTAGTGGAGAATTTTCCTTCTTACAGAGATGAGGCTACATTTAAG GGTAAAAAGGTGTCTTTTTATAAACGGGCACAAATACTAGTGGCTGATACCTGGAGCGTATTGGAAGGGAAAGGAGACGGCTGCTTCAGTGACATTTCTAGTCTGACTATATTTGCTGACTATCGGATTCCTCAAGTCCTTGTTCACCTGGGAGCAATGAGATATTCTGATGAACTGACGAGGAAACTCCAGGAAG GAGTAATGTTTCAGTCTGGAGATGTACACGAAGTGGAGATCCGAGGTTGTTCTATTTGGTGTTGTGGATTGATTTGTGATCACCTTCTGGAACTTTATAAGAAGAAGGGACAAGACATGAGTGACAAAATAAATGCAGTTCTTCTTGATTATTATCTATGGGACTATGCCCGGGATCACAGGGAAGATATGAAAGAAATTCCAATTCATCGTGTGCGTTGCATATACTACTAA